The genomic DNA AGGTCAGTTCAAGAACTGTTTGACATTTTGATACTGCCTTGACCATCATAATGTTCCCTGGCATTCTTATTTTTTATGGCGGGGAGGTAAATACAAGTCATTTAATTCCTGGAGCTCctgatggattttttttcttaactttTAGGCAGCCaattatttaaattcatttgtgttctgggaggaggaggaggggtgagggGAAAGTTTTCTGCTTTCCCTGTCATCtggctctcctctccttctctgccaACTGACACCAGTGGGGCAAAATCCAAAAATTATGTAAAAATTAGTACCACTTAGTTTCCTTCAGCTACATAAAGCCTCATAACCAATGGAGATTGTACTTCAAAGACACTCGTAAAAGGTAATTCACAGATAATTTTTACCATCAGAGGCTGATAGGAACTACAGTTCAGCAATATCTAGAGGAACACACACATTCCCATCCTGCTCTGGAATGTGATGTCTTGTGAAGCTGCTCCCTATTTGCCCTTTTACTGGTAGGCAAGGACCGTTTGGTCTTTTTGACAATTAAACTGCCTTGTTACCTGGTTCAAATCTCTTTTactaatgcattttaaaactgtgttttatATTTGAATTGCATTTGTTTTATACGAACCTATTGCCATTAGCCCATCAAGACAGAAAGAGtggatataaaatcaataaatacaaaggTAAGTCCACAGGGTTAATTCCCGTCATCCAGCATGTTTTTGTGGTCGTGTGTGCTACCTGACTGAGGTTCTATACAACATTACTATACAActgattgtattattattattattattattattattattattattattttaagatgtTTCTAAGGAACTCTGTTGTTTTAACTGTCTTGAGGGACCTTTTaggtgggagagaaggagggattaAGGAGCAAAGGAAGAAGTTGATCAAAATCATAGTAGGTGGGCagacacagggacgtagccaagggggggttcttggggtccggacccccccttccattagaaaaatgaatggtgtgtgctgctgcgccgccacactcaagccccattataatggtggcacttaggctggaccccccttcctaaaatcctagctacgtccctggcagaCAGTCCCTAAAACTTAAAGTTGGGATTGGTGACATAGAAGACATGTTACTTTTATAATTAGTTCCACAAGGAGTTTTGCTAGCGTGGTCACTGTGAGAGGTCagacaaaataaagctaaaaGCTTTCAGTAAATACAGATGGTTCCCTGAATGAGCAATAGGTCTACTGGGGGGAACTGAGGCTGGTGTTTGGCTCATTGCTCTGAGCAAGGGCCAAGGCAATATTCATGCAATTTAACAACTAGCAACTGCACAAATGGCTTTTAAAGGGGGTATAGTAGGTGCTGGTTCTTTCTCACCTGTAAAAGCCCTGAATGGCTTATGGGCCAGTGTCCAAATAAGGGTCCTGGGCCTTTTTTCTGATGATAGTTTTATTGCAAATTGCATTGAGCACTCTGAATGTAAGGGAGGTtcagacatattttaaaatataaataaatacatatcaaTGAGGCTTAACAGTAACTTTGATTGAGCAGTGCCTTGTCTGTTTGGATTTTTAACTTCTTAATTTTGGGCAAAAGAGATATTGAAGGAGGAAACAACAAAGAGGATAAAAGAGAGAGTGGCATGAGGCATCTTCTTTTGGGCTGGACAATCTTTGGACCTCCAGAGagtaataaactacaattcccatgattcatCATCACCTAACAGGCCTGATAGGAACAGGAGTCCAACACTGTctaaagcaatggttcccaaactttgatcctccagatgttttggacttcagctcccaggagtcTCAGCCATCATGAATAAAGCTCAGCGCTTCTGGGagcagaaatccaaaacatctggaagaccaaagtttgggaatcactcctcccctTCATGCTGTGGGGATTGTTTCTCCTGACAATGGCTTGCCACCCCCTTTATTCAGTCAATAGTAATTCAATACCCACTGATTGTTAcaatctaaggcagtggttctcaacctttgggtctccagatgttttggacttcaatttccagaagtcccagtcagtaggctcattgttcaggaattctgggagttgaagtctcaaaaatctagaggaccaaaggatgagaaccactgatctaaggaATCAATAAGTAATTTGGCCGTCCTTCCTCCTGCCACTGCTTGTAATCTGGGAATGAGTCAGCTGCTCTGTTAGCCTCCATGCTGGGCTTTGTCCTTACCTGCCCTTGGGAGTGGTCTCCAAAGCTTCTTCCTGATCTGTTTTTGTGCTTTGGGTTGTTTTCATGTTGTCTGCACTCAGGGACTGCTCCAGTGAGAATGCCTTGCCAATTAGACGGTTGATGCTTTGGTGGATCTTTTGGTCTGTGAGCCCCGTAGTGCCTTTAACCGGTTTGATGTCCGAGACCACTGTTTCGGCACTGACTGTGACAAGCTGAATAGTTGAAGGTACTGCCTGATTTTgttctgtggtggtggtggtggtggtggtggtggtgtggatgGTTTTCCACTTGCTCTCTGGTTTCTTGGTCACAGGCTCCTCGCCTGAGACGGCAAAGGCATATTTCAAAATGGCATCAATGTTAGAGTGAAGTCGCATCTCAGGAGATGGAGAAATCTCACTCGTAGATGTGGCAGGAGTGTTGGAAGGTGTATTGAATGTAGTTAAGGAGACCAAAACAACCTCTTCCACGGGTGGAGGCTCAGGGCATGGGATCCTCTATGGGTGGGTAAGGGAGAATTTGGGTAAATGTGACTATATCGATTTGCATATACAATTTCACTGCATACTTCTTTTCATTATCTCATACAGGTATGTCTCCCATGTCTCTAGACCATTACTTAATATCTTCTCAAACAGGGATTCCCAATTACCCCCTTCCTGTCTTTATTTAAAGAAATCAACAACATAAGTCATCTGATAATCCCAGAACAAAATTTGCCCACCTGGATCTTCCCTTACGGTACTGTTAATATTCACTGTAACCAGACAACTATCTAAAATCATTGCAATAGCAACCGACTCCTACCTAAGACAATAAAGCACTTGTCACTGTGGAAACACCTCTGGATCTAATAGTCCCTGCATTATGTTAGTTGAGGATGAATTCCCTTGTTTGTGTACTGGTGCCCCTTGTGGTGACCCACTCAAGACTGCAAAAGGGATGGATGGAGAATAAAGTAGCATTGTCCCTCTTTCAAGCTTCAGCATGATTCTGTCTCTCAGGCTGGCCACTGATTCCTTCCTAGCCTAAGCAAGTCAATAATATCTTACCTGACTTGCATTGTGCCCTACTTTGTTCCAGGCATCTCTGTTTGCCTGGCCTTCTGCCACACCTTGCCTGCATTCTCATTCCAGCTCACCTTTGAATGATTTCAGCTCAGACCATGCCCTATATCTGCCTTTGGACTGAATCACATCCTATGCACAAATCATGGGGAGGGAATGAAATTTTTGAGGTAATCTAATTAAAGACACAAGCCTTCACTTTCCTTACTTTTAGCCAAACTGTTTTCCTTGCCATGACTATCTAGAGAGGTCTCCAAGTCTTAACTTTTGTTCAGTGAAGCACTAACACCTTAGCAGTTCTTTCCCTCTCACCTTAGCATAGTATTTATGATTTAAGCATCGAAACTGTGCAAATTGACAAAAGTTCTCAAAACGTGTGCCATCTTGAAGATTAGTACAGATGGGacctggaagaaaaagatgaaaatgaTTACTATGTGAGAAAAGCAAAAAGTTTATCCCTAATACATAGCACCTGCTTTTGAATTGTGAAAAGAGGTCATACTAAGGCAACACACAGCTAATTGCCTGTTTTCACAAGCTTCCCTGGGGCATAGCTGTGTATACAACCAGATAATTATTGAAACGTTAATTTCAAACATTTCCTTAAAAAGGAGGATATTCAGATTATTAACATTTTCCTCCAAAATACTGGGAATTTTGGCTGCATACTAACAAAGTCTCCCAAGGACAATTCTCAAATTATAAAACCCTGGGTTTTATAGGGTTGGGTGGAGTGGATACTGATAGACATAAATTCTGCAAATATTTATGCATCAAGCGCTGGGAATCAAGGAACAAAAGGGGAAGTTCTTTTATAAAAGACTTGTGCAGGTCAGTGTCCTGGCAGCTATTCCTTTGTGCAGAGCCATGGAGGACAGTGAGAacttccttccttggagtcttcttccttagaggtctttaaacagaggctggatggccatctgtcggggatgctttgattgagagagtttctgcatggcaggggactggactcaatggcccttgtggtgtcttctaattctatgattctatgaatatgttGATGAAAACACAACTTAAATTCTCAGGGTTCTACAgagacaatttgttgttgttaactgccctcaatttGAGCCTGACTAATGGTAATGctatggatgacacatctccaagtgtccctatcctccactgctctgctcaggtcctgcaggcccaggcctctgatctagttctttcatagctgcccctccaattcctagtcttcttctgatttcttgactgccattTCTGTtctaatcaatatttgatccaaggtgcaGGTAATtattaactattttgatttcttcattatctaggttgaatttatatagatcctgtgagcctgcctttgcactttcttctttggctttccTTGGTAATTGGTCCACCtctatgatgttttccgctagtattatggtgtcatctgcatattttagattattagatgttccttcctcctatcttcactcattCTTAGTCTAAAGCTGCTGTTCTTAATATTTTCTACATATTAATacagccttgcctaacccctttgcctattgggaacaattctgtttctccatattctgttctaacagtagcctcttgtcctaagtacagattcctcatcaggattatcagatgtaatggcactctcatgtctttaagagcacTCCATAGCTTTTCTtgctctatgcagtcaaaggctctGCTattgtctataaagcacatgctgatcttctGGAATTTTTTGGTGTGCTCCActaaccattgtatgtttgcaatgtggtccctaatgGCTCttcttttctgaaccctgcttgcacctttgggatttctctGTCCATATATGACTGGCGTCTATGCTGTTGAATTGTGAGCATAATTTTCCTTGCATGCTATGGGCTTATAgttctgcagtcttttgtatctccttttttgtggatggggatgtatactgATCATGTACTCTAAAACTGCAGAATATAAATGCTCCGAGAAAACACTGAATGAGTGAGAGGTGTGAGTGGGTATATAAACTaactcccctcccccaaaataaACTGATTTAAAGTTAGGGTTAAATATTAGTCCTATAAAAATAGAAGACTACGTCTTTATGGACCTCAAAGACATATGGGGATTTTGTTTAACTACAGAAAGGCTGtggaaatatatatgtatgcatgaaacaaagtgcaACCAGAGTCTCTCACCACAAAAGGGTGCTGGGAGGAATCTGAAGTGTGCACCAGTGATCTGCACATACCCTCTGGGATCTGGCCATGGttctcaaactgatccagttgcATTATGCTATGGTCAAAGCAACCCTTGCTATGGCGGATCTGACACACGAGGCTTGCCTTCCACATGGGcttctgggaaaagaaaaagatcttATACTCTTCCTTTGTGAGAGGGGTGCCTGGGTCTGAGGACAAAACACTTGGCGTTAACTGTGTCAGAAAGACTGGGAGCcctaaaagaaaagcagaaaaagagggaagaatATTAATCAGACAAAATACAAAGTGCCCTGGCTATCCTATAACAGCAGCATGGCCCACGAAATATGCTTAAACCCAAGGCTCTCTTGAAAAGCACTGCCATATTTTGctaacatataaaaataaatgaataaccaaccaaacagcagatttaaaatgcttttctgCATAAGCTATTCTTCTAAACATTCTTCTAAAACATCTAAACTATTCTCCTTGTAAAAGGGAGGAGATAACAATGGGATAACCCAGGTCTTCTTTCTGGCTTTTAGGCTGCTATCCTGTGCACATTTTCCTGGGAGGATACCCCATGAGCAAACATTCCACTGCATGGCAATATCTGCCTTTCAGGTATTGAACAGCCAGGTATTTTCCCTAGAAGTATAGCAGAAGAGGGCCATCTATCGTCCAGAacagaaatgtaattttaaaaatatataaatctgaAGCCACTGAATAAGCCAGGCTTCTCAGACCTAAAACTCATTTACCAATGATTACTTCTACAACAGATTTAACAATTTTTAGCATTTGATATGAAAAGAGGGAAGAATATATTAAAGTATAAACATTTCCAAAAAAGGGTTTGAGGATTAATTTCCCCTCAAAATGACCAATTTTTTTGAGCCCCGTGCCtgacagaaatttaaaaagacaagttATTTTCTTAATACAAGAACATAATGGGAATGAATATTAACCTGAAGAGGCTCTGACAAATAGCAGTATTGCAAAGGATAAAGGAAGGGTGTCTGTATGGTGTCCTGGTTTAAGATACAGCTTGGttcaaaaaacagcaaaaaacagcCAGCGAGATTACAAAATCCCCACTTAGACATTATATAGGAGCTATACTCATATCTGCAAACCCCAGAAATATAGTTCAGCTCTTGAAACATGGGGCTATATTCAGATTGGTCTTCTTGCTAATACTCAGGGCAACAGCTTCTACTCAATAAACTGGTTCAATattagtcggcccttcttatactgtacactgattttttatacatggattcaagcatccagttcgaaaatgttcaaaaatatataaatttcaaacatcaaaccttgattttccattttttataagggacaccatttagctatgtcattacatttaataggacttgagcatacacagattttgttatacacgggggatctcggcgccaaaccccagcgtataacaagggcccactgtatttgggaAGTGCCTTTGGAATTAGATGAGTAATTCATTTGAGGACCTCTGAAAGAGCTTTCTGAGCCCTCCTGCAGTTCTATCAGGACATTTTCACTGAACGTAGAGTGCAGGTCTCAAACTTTCCGCCAACACAGTGGGGGCAATGGCATATGGAGCATACAGGTCGGTCACTCACCCACAAGGAGGGCCCAAGGCGGAGGCTTCAGTCTCAGCATTGTCATTCTGCCTCTTTTACTTCAGACCATCCCACTTCCCATCAACACACGATTCCATTTCAAAGACCAACAAAACAGAGGCTGTTGGAATGAGAACACAATGACCTCACAGAGAGAGTGAGTGGGTGCATGAATATAAAGGGACAATACAGATCCTCACTATCAGACACTAGATTTTGGCTGCCATTGGGGGCAGCACCCAAATCTTACTAAGGGGGCACAGCTTATTGGGAATCCTTTGCTGCAAGCCCCACTAAAATGAATGGGATGGAACTGCATGACAGTATGGCTAAACTGTTGTTCAGCTCCAATCTGTTTCAAGGGGCAGGGAGGATTATGCAGAAGGCTTGAGGATTAACCCCACGTGAATTCATGGGAAAGCTGCATATTTggctttttattcttttattctctGGTATcaagcttttttgggggggggcagcaatAATAGACATACAAAAGAAATTGAGAGGGCTTAAACAGtgtagaaaaggagaaaaagtagCACGCAAGTGACATGGTGCAGGGGAGAAGCATTATAATCTGTAAATTATCTTTATTCACCATATTTGACAAGTATATGTATTTTCCTCAATAGGATCTGACATAATCTGCTGAACTTTTACCTGAGATTTGCACATTCCTTTTTCATTGTGACCTACAAAGTGGTTGTTGATGATCAGCTTTCATGTATAAATTTAAActggaaatgaataaaatatgaaaGAGCATCACTGTTTCAGTATCTCAGGATTCTTCAATATACTAAGATGTAGTTATACAAACTATTGCACCCAGCACAGAACAGAATGTAACAGAATCCAGAGTGGATCTAGATAGAGACATACAAGGGATTTTTTGACCATTGGAAtgactttctttttattcttgcaCATTTCTGCTTACCTCCTTATAACCCATTAAACAGTTTCTAGCTAATTATAGTATAACCAAACAGTTTACCAAGGATTGTTAAGGCAGCTGATACAGTAAATGGAAGACAGAACAGTGAGCCGTTATAATTTTCACCATCATATGTTCATTTATCATCAGTTAAACGACGCATTTCATTTCAAATGCAGCTAACAAATTCTGACTATATACTATATGCACAGAGGTCCTGCATTTACGTTGAATAGGGCTCCACTGGCTACTGATCCTATTCTAAACACAATTACTCAGCTACAATGCTGTTCAACTTGGACCCTGATCTCTAAAGGAATAATTGGTCATCTCTAAATTCAAGCACCCCTGTCTTCAGAGACAAAGAAGCACACAGGCCACTCTTCCAGCTATGACATTTGGTCTCTGGAAATCTTTCCCCCGTACATTTCAATGCTTTCCAAGTTTTAAGGCATAGGCAGACACCGAAGTTCTCCCTGGCCTTCTAAAGACTTTTGTCACTTTATTTTTAGTGCCTATTTTAAGATATCATCCACTGATACTTtttaaatacatgcatacattgcCACTAGATATTATCTTCATTGTTGAGAGTGGAAAAACAAACCCAATGCACTCCAATAATCATTTGAAATACATCAGTTCCTTCATGTTCACAACTGATTATCTAGGTCCCTCCTGTAAAATACCTTCTAGTTTCTCAGCTCATTCCCAGAAACTTTATTCAGCCTCATTTATGAATGCTTGGCATCAAGCTActtctcttttttatttgtttgttacagTAATTCCCTTTTGCATTCTACTTCTCCTTGTTGCTTATTGTGGTAACTTTTTCACAAGACTGTAGGCAAGTGTATGGAAATGTTGACAGAACCAAATTATTACAGATTATGGGACACCTCTTCTTCGATCAAATAAATAAGTGCTAATCATTAATTCACTTTTACTCAAAACTGAGAATCACTCCAAAGTTTGTTGaattgactttatttatttaatgccatGTTACAACAAGggggtttccccccaaaaaaagcaccaCCAAGGGAGGAGGGAGCTGGACAGGCCTCTGTTACAAAATCCATAAACATTTCATTCAGCAGGCATCAGGGAACTCTCACCTCATAGAACGTTTTCCCCATGAAGAAAATGAGCCACATTCCAGCTGGTTCGAAACCATTCCTCTCCCTTTGAAAAATGGaatgtttgggggtggggggagagaaagaataagAGGTCTATCTTCTTATATCACTTACTGGATAAAGGGCTGCCCCTGGCTGCCCATCTTCTGAGACAAGCTTAGGAAATCTGGAAGGAATATTTTGTTCTTCTATTAGATATTCAGGCATCATTCCTTCTCCCACCAATAAGTCTTGGTTTCCTTTAGTGGATACAGGCTCTGAAATCTGTGGAGGGTATAAGGCTGTAGAAAAGAAGAGGACTTACTCCATCTCCCCCTCAAGGGCAAGTAGTGAGTGTTTCAGGACACACACAAGGGAACCATCATAGGGGTACAAACCATTCACAGGCAACTCTTCTCACCCAGGGTGAGACCCCCTAACTATGAGGCCCCAGGAACTGGGAAAAGAGTGCTGAAGTCCAGGAACATAGTTGAATTCTCTGGAAACAGTTATCAGCTTAGAAGaagtaaatttttatttcttcttcctctcctgggAACAGCGAGGACAGAACCTGTAGCAAAGAGAGAAGGCAAGTAACTGGCAGACAAATCCAAAATGCATGCAGAATACGAAGTCATATAACTTGAGTGTAGTAAACTAACAGAGGATATCTGCATACAGAAAGAGCATTATCAGTAATGATCATAAGACAGCAATTCAGAGTTTAGGTACTGTTAAGAACAGCATGATGGGAGAGAGTCAGGTCAAAATGACAAGGCATACTCCACCAGGCTCTCCACCTCCTGCACAAGTGTGCTTTATTTTCAGAgagtaaggggctatacagatgagCGGCATACAGCCGCTCCTTTTCGCCCCacattggggctgcggcaaccacatgccacggcctCCAgaagacacaaaaagaagccatgaaaagcagcttctttttagcaTCCTAGAAGGGGTGTCACAGGCACACCGGAGCGTCATGGTGATGTCCCTTCTgcgctgtgccatttgggcactacGCCACAGTagtgtcatcatggcacgcaTCGTGTAAACGGGCACACGctaaaatggtgccatggggcgGGGTCACAGCGTTGAGTATGCGGACACTACGTcatgactccgcccacaggccggcacaaagtgcaaGTCTGTAACCCCCCCAGGTGAACTTTAGAGCTGGAAGGAATCCATGGCTAAAATACTCCTGTATAAAAAGCCTCCAATAAAGGACAGCCTGCTACCTTTGAATGCTGTCAATCCCACAGTCAGCAAGTTTTTCAGAGGAAAGAGGAGTGGTATTTCAATTTTCAGACTGTAGGACTGAAATACCTTAATATGAACCCATTCATACATTCCTTTTAAGTTATGGGTCTTGTTAGACTGTAGGTTTTAGCAACAGTGACAGAAGATGGGTGGGCTGCACAGAGAGTTTGGAAATGGAAaatccagaaaaatgaaatgtaactaGAAACCAAGGCCTCTATACAGAGAAACAAGCACATCTCTGGCTCTAAGCCCTTGCAAGACACCacactgctgttgtgtgccttcaaatcatttctgatttatggtgatcataaggtgaacctaacattgggctttcttggcaagattcattcaggggaaggggaagggttgcctttgccttcctgtgagactgagagaatttgacttgcccaaagtgggcttccatggctgaacagggattcagactctggagtccagagtcatagtccaatgcttgagCCACTAAGCCACTCTGGCCTTCAGGCAATGCATGCAAAGCAGGACTGAAGAATAACTTACTTTTCAGATAAGTACAGAGTTCAGAGACaaaactgtgttagtctggaatatcagtatgcaaagggatcttgcagcatctttaagattaactgactgaaaaaaagttgtagcattagcttttgtagacttggggacTGTACACACAGTcccgaaggggtggcctccagtgCCCCTATGACAGCCAGATCGGGACCACAGCACCGCATggtgcagccctgatctggcctttccagggtgcgatAGCCATGCTGCCACAGCTTGAAGGtgttccttcagtgctgcatcatgtggatgcagcactggaggagcccCGTGACACCATAGGGTATCAcagtgccctgggggcagagtcaggatgtGCATTGTATagatgctacaccctgactctgccccccaggccagcccaaacTATTGGTCTACATCCTGAGCTGTAAAGAGATTGAGAATATCCTAGCTACACAGAGGAtttaaaacagagcttggaaatatgtAGCCCTTGAGATGCTGTTGGATTACACCTTCCCATCTACCGATcccattggctctgctggctaggaCTGTTGACAGCTGCAGTTCAGTGACATCTGGACAGtaagtttgcaaagggatcttgttgctgACCGAGTGAGAAAAGTTTAGCGTTAGCATTCATAGatgtggtctacttcctcagtatCTGAGGAAGAGTCTACGAAAGCTAATTTCACTtggctagtctcaaaggtgcaacaagaccACTTTGTGTACTTACTGTGTATCTATGATATGCTTTCACTtggatagtctcaaaggtgcaacaagatcacTTTGTCTACTTACTGTGTATCTATGATATTCTCAATCTCCTTTTTCTTCATAGTCTAAGAGTCTCAGAGTCTTAAAATGGTACCAATTAGGGAAGCACAAACTAAAGAAATTCACTTTGGGACTCCATACATACTAATATCTACCGTAAATCCCTGACAATATACTTTGTTTCTGAACTGAAAAACACTGACTAACAAGTTCTAAAAAAGCCCTGAATACAAAATCCTGGCTTAAAGTTGTCTTCCACATTCAGTCTTAACTAGAAGCCATTAACCACTGTTTCCTAGtctggcaaaaagaaaaatatatacactaGTCAATTTAGCTTCCTGATCTGTCAgtcaggccaaaaaaaaaagatcaaagcaCCCACACAAAGCAGAACATATAGGATCTGATAAACCAATCACGCAGCACAACAAAGAAAAATGTCCAGCAATGGGGTTATACAGATGAAAGAGTGGGACTATGTAAACAGGAAGAGAAATAGCCATTCTAGGACTCAACTATGTCATCAACTATACCTCTGCTgttgccttcaagtgatttctggcttatggtgatcctaaggtgaaactcTCATGGGGGATTCTTGGCAGAAATTGTTCTGCTTTGTGTGTGGTGCTTTGATCTTGTTTTGCCTGACTGACAGagggttcagagggggtttgcccttgccctcctctgaggctgagagtgtgtgacttgcccaaggtcacccagtgggtttccttggccaagcggGATTCCAACCCATCTCACAGGGTCTCATCTCATTCAGTGGTCCCTAACCGTTTTTTCATGCTGTACCCCTTTCACGTGAGCAAAATGTAAGATAGGGCCGGTACACACCTCCAGGAAGCAGCGCCCTGGCGGTgacagtagggctcgggagcacgcACCAACCGCTCCCGAGCCCTAAGACGTGTGGGCACCACCATCATTGTGTGGCCTCATCTAGACGGGCCATGCATCCATGATGTATGGGAGCCCGAGCGCCCACACAATCTGTGGGTGGAAGAGCTATCACATGGCTCTGTTGCAGCCCTTATGGCAGTGCAAATAATGagccgctctaggtggctccttttttgctgggCAGTGTTGCTGCcttgtttggttgctgcagcaatgctgcGCAGGAAAGAGGGGCAGCGTTTTGCCGCCCATCTGTCCAGGACCATAGTTACTGTTATTTCAGGTATATGTTGTAACTGTAAATAAAAAGCCCaataataggatttttaaaaaaattgaataaagTGAACAAACTTTAAAAAGCACCCAACAAATATTGTGTACATAAAAAATACACAACAAATATTTCATACACAACTAATGTTTAATGCAATCCTTGAGTTTGTTTTAA from Sceloporus undulatus isolate JIND9_A2432 ecotype Alabama chromosome 2, SceUnd_v1.1, whole genome shotgun sequence includes the following:
- the LOC121923439 gene encoding acrosin-binding protein isoform X6, coding for MTMLRLKPPPWALLVGLPVFLTQLTPSVLSSDPGTPLTKEEYKIFFFSQKPMWKASLVCQIRHSKGCFDHSIMQLDQFENHGQIPEGPICTNLQDGTRFENFCQFAQFRCLNHKYYAKRIPCPEPPPVEEVVLVSLTTFNTPSNTPATSTSEISPSPEMRLHSNIDAILKYAFAVSGEEPVTKKPESKWKTIHTTTTTTTTTTEQNQAVPSTIQLVTVSAETVVSDIKPVKGTTGLTDQKIHQSINRLIGKAFSLEQSLSADNMKTTQSTKTDQEEALETTPKGSILALDKNAALVILCYSVLQDICVATAVSKAWRQMESKTSGFGDSVCDSSGRRHTDLCPECAFCSLKIEQCQGAADLKRVSCEDGTFTDYINPGILAQHQAMVPRICDSEEVQHPTYCAFKSNQCQEYSLNKNKVFRVGCFKNETYNVLTEEEGEEEVQRWNEKFSDVAKL
- the LOC121923439 gene encoding acrosin-binding protein isoform X1; the protein is MTMLRLKPPPWALLVGLPVFLTQLTPSVLSSDPGTPLTKEEYKIFFFSQKPMWKASLVCQIRHSKGCFDHSIMQLDQFENHGQIPEGPICTNLQDGTRFENFCQFAQFRCLNHKYYAKRIPCPEPPPVEEVVLVSLTTFNTPSNTPATSTSEISPSPEMRLHSNIDAILKYAFAVSGEEPVTKKPESKWKTIHTTTTTTTTTTEQNQAVPSTIQLVTVSAETVVSDIKPVKGTTGLTDQKIHQSINRLIGKAFSLEQSLSADNMKTTQSTKTDQEEALETTPKGSILALDKNAALVILCYSVLQDICVATAVSKAWRQMESKTSGFGDSVCDSSGRRHTDLCPECAFCSLKIEQCQGAADLKRVSCEDGTFTDYINPGILAQHQAMVPRVSSDETEFYEIEAYGGLQTEYWCGRLATHGCDDYRVALWLQSEYSSFKGGDFPNLVTSSEIASPCSWSGCSSHFLLPTNIHYFIPARSVIQKKFNIPLIVLSRATSVKNTVSIKIRCFGLDVLKMRPTMCSLKKKGKKKCSAGMRNFQMLLNCDCTERELGQRGKGGH
- the LOC121923439 gene encoding acrosin-binding protein isoform X7, yielding MTMLRLKPPPWALLVGLPVFLTQLTPSVLSSDPGTPLTKEEYKIFFFSQKPMWKASLVCQIRHSKGCFDHSIMQLDQFENHGQIPEGPICTNLQDGTRFENFCQFAQFRCLNHKYYAKRIPCPEPPPVEEVVLVSLTTFNTPSNTPATSTSEISPSPEMRLHSNIDAILKYAFAVSGEEPVTKKPESKWKTIHTTTTTTTTTTEQNQAVPSTIQLVTVSAETVVSDIKPVKGTTGLTDQKIHQSINRLIGKAFSLEQSLSADNMKTTQSTKTDQEEALETTPKGSILALDKNAALVILCYSVLQDICVATAVSKAWRQMESKTSGFGDSVCDSSGRRHTDLCPECAFCSLKIEQCQGAADLKRVSCEDGTFTDYINPGILAQHQAMVPRVRSPQTKLSFMRLRHMEACRQSTGVVAWLLMAVMTIV
- the LOC121923439 gene encoding acrosin-binding protein isoform X3 gives rise to the protein MTMLRLKPPPWALLVGLPVFLTQLTPSVLSSDPGTPLTKEEYKIFFFSQKPMWKASLVCQIRHSKGCFDHSIMQLDQFENHGQIPEGPICTNLQDGTRFENFCQFAQFRCLNHKYYAKRIPCPEPPPVEEVVLVSLTTFNTPSNTPATSTSEISPSPEMRLHSNIDAILKYAFAVSGEEPVTKKPESKWKTIHTTTTTTTTTTEQNQAVPSTIQLVTVSAETVVSDIKPVKGTTGLTDQKIHQSINRLIGKAFSLEQSLSADNMKTTQSTKTDQEEALETTPKGSILALDKNAALVILCYSVLQDICVATAVSKAWRQMESKTSGFGDSVCDSSGRRHTDLCPECAFCSLKIEQCQGAADLKRVSCEDGTFTDYINPGILAQHQAMVPRVSSDETEFYEIEAYGGLQTEYWCGRLATHGCDDYRVALWLQSEYSSFKGGDFPNLICDSEEVQHPTYCAFKSNQCQEYSLNKNKVFRVGCFKNETYNVLTEEEGEEEVQRWNEKFSDVAKL